A genomic region of Gemmata massiliana contains the following coding sequences:
- a CDS encoding exosortase/archaeosortase family protein: MFANPAQRSLLLPVTASFILLGWAYWETLEAIGERWATDPQYSHGFLVPVFAGFLLWKRRDLLTSADFRPRWWGCGLVLLGVGLRFAGYAIYQSWLDASSLLVALAGIAGAAGGRRALIWAGPAILFLAFMIPLPYQIQMMLGGTLQRAATIASTYVLQTLNVPAVSEGNIIILTDSRLGVVEACNGLSMLVTFFALATGVAILAERSTVEKIFIVASAVPIAIAANVVRISLTGILFELQRGEWARMVFHDLAGWLMMPLALALLLGELVILRRAILYVPSEATA, encoded by the coding sequence ATGTTCGCCAATCCCGCCCAGCGATCACTACTGCTGCCAGTTACGGCCTCATTTATCCTGCTGGGTTGGGCGTATTGGGAAACGCTTGAAGCCATTGGCGAACGGTGGGCGACAGATCCGCAGTATTCACACGGCTTTCTAGTTCCTGTGTTCGCGGGCTTTCTACTCTGGAAACGCAGAGACCTGCTGACATCCGCCGACTTCCGCCCCCGTTGGTGGGGGTGCGGTTTGGTTCTGCTCGGTGTGGGGCTGCGGTTTGCGGGCTACGCAATCTATCAATCGTGGCTTGACGCCAGTTCGCTGCTCGTTGCACTAGCCGGAATCGCCGGTGCGGCAGGGGGACGCCGGGCACTGATTTGGGCCGGCCCTGCGATCCTGTTTCTCGCGTTCATGATTCCCCTCCCGTACCAGATCCAAATGATGCTGGGCGGAACCCTCCAACGCGCGGCCACAATCGCCAGCACGTATGTCCTCCAAACGCTCAACGTCCCCGCCGTGTCCGAAGGCAATATCATTATCCTGACTGACAGCCGACTCGGAGTGGTTGAAGCCTGTAACGGCCTGAGCATGCTGGTGACGTTCTTTGCGCTCGCAACCGGTGTGGCAATTCTCGCCGAACGAAGCACGGTTGAGAAGATCTTCATTGTCGCGAGCGCAGTTCCCATCGCGATTGCTGCGAATGTCGTTCGGATCAGTCTCACGGGTATCTTATTTGAGTTACAACGCGGTGAGTGGGCACGAATGGTATTTCACGATCTGGCTGGGTGGTTGATGATGCCTCTCGCGCTGGCCTTGCTCTTGGGCGAATTGGTCATCCTTCGACGAGCGATTCTGTACGTCCCAAGTGAAGCTACCGCGTAA
- a CDS encoding exosortase-associated EpsI family protein codes for MTVRLTIGPLLLCTTILGVAGAVHGVQTDRWSPSPHLSRALDRLPHVPQSVGDWNGVDIPLEANDMSRAGIKGWIFRVYKNSRTREEVSVLLVCGRGGPISVHTPDVCYTGAGYRQKADATIQEMEWAEGVKGTFRVARFGKPGIVPTQLEIYWTWSRDGRTWQAPNAPRLSFAREPALYKMYIIRQFVAGSREENANSCREFLQRALPDFNQVLTASE; via the coding sequence ATGACCGTGCGACTCACGATCGGACCATTGTTGTTATGCACTACAATCCTTGGAGTCGCGGGTGCAGTGCACGGGGTCCAAACGGACCGATGGAGCCCTTCCCCACATCTGTCTCGCGCTCTGGATCGTCTCCCCCACGTCCCTCAAAGTGTGGGGGACTGGAACGGGGTCGACATACCCCTTGAAGCAAACGATATGTCGCGAGCCGGAATCAAAGGTTGGATCTTCCGTGTTTACAAAAACTCTCGAACACGAGAAGAAGTGTCGGTCCTCCTAGTTTGTGGGCGCGGCGGACCAATTAGCGTGCACACCCCGGACGTGTGCTACACGGGCGCGGGCTACCGACAAAAAGCTGATGCGACGATACAGGAAATGGAATGGGCAGAAGGAGTAAAGGGAACGTTTCGGGTTGCCCGTTTTGGCAAACCAGGGATTGTGCCCACCCAACTTGAGATATACTGGACTTGGTCGCGCGACGGGCGCACGTGGCAGGCCCCAAACGCCCCCCGATTGTCCTTCGCACGCGAACCTGCGCTGTACAAAATGTACATTATCCGACAGTTCGTTGCTGGATCGCGAGAAGAAAATGCAAATTCGTGTCGTGAGTTCCTGCAACGTGCCTTACCTGACTTCAATCAGGTGCTCACTGCGTCCGAGTAA
- a CDS encoding tyrosine-protein kinase domain-containing protein encodes MATVRKQPDPIAWLEHAIKIDAPVNSEYMRVSLEGNDPTESKIILEHLRTAYLADVDLRDNGAKRTRLKTLEDTTQKYRKDVEDAHKRMDIIAVALGTKDEATLMTLDAILRDELRLAQRDLQTATENVALTVSSPPGAKSLEEWGPVLTLPWNLGTIEPVPPIPPAESRSRVEAETRQDAHLKLLDEAVVASKERLNKVKERYQEGEQAPAITKAENDLKAAEQKRDKYRDELQAAAAIIAQKKYAQQELQRRAEFREKVETLEKREKIAKGKIEEIIKRVSKTNDYKIELDGLKLSIGQTEKLNQSLGETIARLRVELGAPPRVSCSEDPFIVTGLEGNRRLKFTVLAALAVFGLGLAGAIGWETRARRVIDTDDVTKALGVRLLGTVPVAGQESSKSGRPAPSLVEAIDATRTMLVHGTDEPDLRVFVVTSAVSGEGKTSLTGHLAISLARAGFRTLLVDGDLRAPTVHRVFDAPLAPGLCEILRGSASIAEAVRPTGIPGLSALTAGQWTLATRHAIVGDRWRVTKDELKSNFDFVIVDTSPLLLVSDTLLLAREADGVVVSVLMGVSQIALVDEAVARLLAVRAKVTGVIANGVRHAAHAYTHGYGTIDPIDHNVPAPAIAAGPATTERE; translated from the coding sequence TTGGCAACCGTCAGAAAGCAACCCGACCCGATCGCGTGGCTGGAGCACGCGATCAAGATCGACGCCCCGGTCAACAGCGAATACATGCGAGTGTCTCTCGAAGGAAACGATCCCACAGAATCGAAAATCATTCTGGAGCACCTGAGAACGGCATACCTCGCTGACGTCGACCTGCGCGATAACGGGGCCAAGCGCACGCGATTGAAGACGCTAGAAGACACGACACAGAAATACCGCAAGGACGTAGAGGATGCCCACAAGCGAATGGATATCATCGCGGTCGCCCTCGGAACAAAAGACGAAGCGACGCTAATGACTCTCGATGCAATCCTTCGAGACGAACTCCGCCTCGCTCAACGAGACCTGCAAACGGCAACCGAGAACGTGGCGCTAACGGTCTCCTCCCCCCCGGGAGCTAAGTCATTGGAGGAATGGGGGCCCGTGCTAACGCTCCCGTGGAACCTGGGAACCATCGAACCCGTACCCCCTATTCCCCCGGCCGAATCGCGAAGCCGAGTCGAAGCTGAAACGCGCCAAGACGCTCACCTCAAACTCCTCGATGAGGCCGTCGTCGCATCGAAGGAACGATTGAACAAGGTCAAAGAGCGCTACCAAGAGGGCGAGCAAGCTCCCGCAATTACCAAAGCTGAAAACGATCTGAAAGCCGCGGAACAGAAGCGAGACAAGTACCGCGACGAATTACAGGCCGCGGCCGCGATAATCGCACAGAAGAAGTACGCCCAGCAAGAATTACAGCGGCGCGCCGAATTCCGGGAAAAAGTCGAAACGCTGGAGAAGCGAGAAAAAATTGCCAAAGGAAAGATCGAAGAGATAATAAAAAGAGTGTCAAAAACCAATGATTACAAAATCGAACTCGACGGCCTCAAGCTTTCGATCGGGCAAACGGAGAAACTGAACCAATCGCTCGGAGAAACAATCGCGAGATTGAGAGTGGAACTTGGGGCCCCTCCGCGTGTATCGTGTTCGGAAGACCCGTTCATTGTCACCGGTCTTGAGGGGAACCGACGACTGAAATTCACCGTACTCGCGGCGCTTGCGGTGTTCGGACTTGGGCTCGCGGGCGCCATTGGTTGGGAAACCCGTGCCCGGCGCGTCATTGATACCGACGACGTAACCAAAGCTCTCGGGGTACGACTGCTCGGTACCGTTCCTGTAGCCGGCCAAGAGTCGAGTAAATCGGGTCGACCAGCTCCTTCTCTCGTCGAGGCCATCGACGCAACCCGCACGATGCTGGTACACGGCACCGACGAGCCGGACCTACGAGTTTTCGTCGTAACGAGCGCTGTTTCGGGCGAGGGCAAAACCTCTCTGACGGGACATCTTGCGATCAGCCTCGCCCGAGCCGGGTTTCGCACGCTACTCGTCGACGGTGACCTCAGAGCACCGACCGTTCACCGCGTGTTCGACGCGCCCCTCGCTCCGGGGCTGTGCGAAATTCTGCGAGGAAGCGCCAGCATTGCGGAAGCCGTTCGGCCGACCGGAATCCCTGGCCTGTCGGCCCTTACTGCAGGTCAGTGGACGCTGGCCACGCGCCACGCAATTGTCGGCGACCGTTGGCGCGTAACAAAGGACGAGCTTAAATCAAACTTCGACTTCGTTATCGTAGACACATCACCGCTCCTCTTGGTATCCGACACGCTGCTGCTCGCGCGTGAGGCGGACGGGGTAGTGGTTTCCGTCTTGATGGGTGTCAGTCAAATCGCCCTCGTGGACGAAGCCGTCGCGCGACTACTAGCCGTCCGCGCCAAGGTGACAGGGGTGATTGCGAACGGCGTGCGTCACGCGGCCCACGCGTACACGCACGGCTATGGTACGATTGATCCGATCGATCACAACGTGCCCGCCCCGGCCATTGCCGCTGGTCCGGCTACTACTGAGAGGGAATGA